In the genome of Flavobacterium panacagri, one region contains:
- a CDS encoding GumC family protein: MKDFYNDIIENETEDVDIKEQLYKYLVHWRWFLGSIMVGMILAFLYLRYTTPNYEAVTSILVKDEKKGGMLSELSAFSDLGLGGNMKNNVDNEIEVLKSRTLVENTIKKLNLTTGLFVEGKVIDRDIYAQAPIRINFINKSVAFNEAEVILKCDLLDLNTFSLENETENQEIFILTNQKKFKFGEKIQTKIGILIIDKTSFFSIKEMDDFKSINIVISPLDEVTESLREKLKVESVSKTSSVVNISISDPVGKKAEDFLDNMIQIYNNDAAEDKNYISENTSRFIAGRLSLIAKELDGVEEDIESFKKTNRLTDIDSEAKIFIDGAAEYDKKGIETEIQLNVVSSLLDFIKKSNYSDLLPTNMISDKGDAGALINSYNQLVLDRNRILKSATAENPSVIKLDQQISSLKFSVVESIKRLQSNLQIQNRDFKGQEGILKSKIGKIPVQERQFRVIARQQKVKEELYLYLLQKREETAISLAATEPNARVIDAARAEKKPISPKKKIIYLAGLLLGICVPFGIIYTNDLLDTKIKSKLDLEGKTAIPFIGDIPTSNDTKELIKTESRSSSAEAIRIVRTNLEFMLNKVSDGAAKTIFVTSTFSSEGKTFISANLAGTFALSGKKVLLAGMDIRNPKFSEYIDVPNLGLTNYLSSSDKNIQDYIIKHKKFENFYILPSGIIPPNPAELLMGKKVDELFEQLKKEYDYIIVDTAPVSLVTDTLLIAKNADTFVYVMRANVLEKRMLSIANTLYKENKLPNMCIVLNDTDSTKGYGYGYGYGVVLNKPWYKRFF; encoded by the coding sequence ATGAAAGATTTTTATAATGATATAATTGAAAATGAAACTGAAGATGTTGATATTAAGGAGCAGTTATATAAATATTTAGTTCATTGGCGTTGGTTTTTAGGAAGCATTATGGTTGGTATGATATTGGCTTTTTTATACCTGCGATATACAACACCCAATTATGAAGCTGTAACCAGTATTTTGGTAAAAGATGAAAAAAAAGGAGGCATGCTTTCTGAATTATCTGCTTTTTCGGATTTAGGTTTAGGCGGTAATATGAAGAATAATGTTGATAATGAAATAGAAGTTTTAAAATCCAGAACATTAGTTGAAAATACCATAAAAAAGCTAAATCTTACTACAGGATTATTTGTTGAGGGAAAAGTTATTGACCGTGATATTTATGCACAAGCACCAATCAGGATTAATTTTATAAATAAATCAGTTGCATTTAATGAAGCGGAGGTTATTTTGAAATGCGATTTGTTGGACTTGAACACTTTTTCATTAGAAAATGAAACAGAAAACCAGGAAATTTTTATTTTAACAAATCAAAAGAAATTTAAATTCGGAGAAAAAATCCAAACAAAAATCGGTATATTGATTATTGATAAAACTTCTTTTTTTTCAATTAAAGAAATGGATGATTTTAAATCAATTAATATAGTGATAAGCCCGCTTGACGAAGTTACAGAAAGCTTGAGGGAAAAATTAAAAGTCGAGTCTGTAAGCAAAACCAGCAGCGTAGTAAATATTTCTATTTCAGATCCTGTTGGAAAAAAAGCAGAAGATTTTTTGGATAATATGATTCAGATTTATAATAACGATGCAGCTGAGGATAAAAATTATATTTCTGAAAACACATCTAGATTTATTGCTGGACGATTAAGTTTAATTGCGAAAGAACTGGATGGAGTCGAAGAAGACATAGAATCTTTTAAAAAAACAAATAGACTGACGGATATTGATTCTGAAGCAAAAATTTTTATTGATGGCGCTGCAGAATATGATAAAAAAGGGATCGAAACAGAAATTCAGTTGAACGTTGTATCTTCCTTATTAGATTTTATTAAAAAAAGTAATTATTCAGACTTACTACCAACAAATATGATCTCTGATAAAGGAGATGCAGGTGCATTAATTAATTCCTATAATCAACTAGTTCTCGATAGAAATCGAATTTTAAAGTCGGCAACAGCTGAAAATCCATCAGTAATAAAACTGGATCAGCAAATCAGCTCTTTAAAATTCAGTGTTGTAGAAAGTATCAAGCGTTTACAATCTAATCTTCAAATTCAAAATAGGGATTTTAAGGGGCAGGAAGGAATTTTGAAAAGCAAAATTGGTAAGATTCCAGTTCAGGAACGTCAATTCAGAGTTATTGCCAGACAGCAAAAGGTCAAAGAAGAATTGTATCTGTATTTATTGCAAAAAAGGGAAGAAACTGCAATTTCGTTAGCGGCAACGGAACCTAATGCGCGTGTAATTGATGCTGCTAGAGCTGAAAAAAAACCGATAAGTCCTAAGAAAAAAATTATATATCTAGCTGGTTTACTGCTGGGCATATGTGTGCCTTTTGGAATTATCTATACCAATGATTTATTAGATACGAAAATTAAAAGTAAGTTAGATTTGGAGGGGAAAACCGCAATTCCTTTTATTGGCGATATTCCTACTTCTAACGATACAAAGGAATTGATAAAGACAGAAAGCCGGTCAAGTTCTGCTGAAGCAATACGAATTGTGCGAACCAATCTGGAGTTTATGCTCAATAAAGTATCAGATGGAGCTGCTAAAACTATTTTCGTAACCTCTACTTTTTCTTCAGAAGGAAAAACATTTATTTCTGCAAATCTTGCAGGGACTTTTGCATTATCAGGAAAAAAAGTTTTGCTTGCTGGTATGGATATTAGAAATCCTAAGTTTTCAGAATATATTGATGTTCCTAATTTGGGGCTAACAAACTATCTATCATCTTCAGATAAGAATATTCAAGATTATATCATAAAGCATAAGAAGTTTGAAAATTTTTATATTCTTCCTTCTGGTATAATTCCTCCCAATCCTGCCGAATTATTAATGGGGAAAAAAGTAGATGAACTGTTTGAACAGCTAAAAAAAGAATACGATTACATAATTGTTGATACAGCGCCAGTTAGTTTGGTTACCGATACTTTATTGATAGCTAAAAATGCGGATACTTTTGTTTATGTCATGCGAGCAAATGTATTAGAGAAACGTATGTTGTCAATCGCAAATACACTTTATAAAGAAAATAAACTTCCTAATATGTGTATTGTACTTAACGATACAGATTCGACAAAAGGTTATGGTTATGGATACGGTTATGGGGTAGTTTTAAATAAACCTTGGTATAAACGATTTTTTTGA
- a CDS encoding polysaccharide biosynthesis/export family protein → MKFQFILQIKTVSFLSLLFLFFSCASKKNILYYQDVDSLKTEPTSSYEVKIQPDDLLMIIVSADDPEAAIPFNLKTVSVSGNNRLDLARSQETVQLYLVDNTGNIEFPVLGKIHVGGLSRTEVLQFLQSKIENYIKNPIVNVRITNFKISLQGEVNLPGTYPVNSERITLIEALSMAKDLTIYGKRNNILIIRENNGVKSYNRVDITKSDFINSPFYYLNQNDVVYVEPNRTRVNSSAVGPNTSVIISAVSILVSLAVLIFK, encoded by the coding sequence ATGAAATTTCAATTTATTCTTCAGATAAAAACGGTTAGCTTTTTATCTCTCTTATTTTTGTTTTTTTCTTGTGCTTCAAAAAAAAACATTCTCTATTATCAGGATGTTGATTCTTTGAAAACAGAGCCTACATCTTCTTATGAAGTTAAAATCCAGCCAGATGATTTATTAATGATTATTGTTTCTGCAGACGATCCTGAAGCAGCAATACCATTTAATTTAAAAACAGTCAGTGTATCTGGAAATAATAGGCTGGATCTGGCACGTAGTCAGGAGACTGTTCAGCTTTATTTAGTTGATAATACTGGAAATATTGAATTCCCGGTATTAGGAAAAATCCATGTGGGAGGTCTAAGCCGTACCGAAGTATTGCAATTCTTACAAAGTAAAATCGAGAACTATATCAAAAATCCAATTGTGAATGTCCGCATCACGAATTTCAAAATTTCATTACAGGGAGAGGTTAATTTACCAGGGACATATCCAGTAAATTCAGAACGAATTACGCTTATTGAAGCTCTAAGCATGGCAAAGGATTTAACTATTTATGGTAAAAGAAATAATATTCTCATTATTAGGGAAAATAATGGTGTAAAGTCATATAATCGAGTAGATATTACGAAATCAGATTTTATAAATTCTCCTTTCTATTATTTAAACCAAAATGATGTAGTGTATGTTGAACCTAATAGAACAAGAGTAAATTCTTCGGCAGTAGGGCCAAATACTTCGGTAATAATATCGGCAGTCTCTATTTTAGTATCGCTCGCTGTATTAATTTTTAAATAA
- a CDS encoding undecaprenyl-phosphate glucose phosphotransferase, whose protein sequence is MKILQKLSKYRFSRYFQIIFISWDIVLLNLAILISGIVKLESIDQLYLKETQTISLLANLIWIGLLLYKDSYRIIRVETIESILSRTIKKIIIHAAIVAIFVVSLDYDGISRFQLLYFYVFFFSFLMLSRVFSMKTLKYIRYKGYNFRNVIIVGANDTGKRVLKILSKNLTYGYRFLGFFDQNQNETISNILGGFDEIESFITKEQVDEMYVALHIDDIDVIKKLIQICEHHMVRIKFIPDFQLYTKSSRVEISFYENMPVLMSRPEPLESTFNRLIKKIFDVCFSFLVIILIFPCLFPIIMIMIKIESPGPIFFKQDRSGRDNKPFSCLKFRSMRLNKVSDNVQAQKGDSRITKFGAFMRKTSIDELPQFFNVFIGNMSIVGPRPHMLFHTQEYSELINNYLVRQYAKPGITGWAQINGYRGETKKLIDMENRVEFDIWYIENWSLLLDLKIIVKTVLNIFQGEKNAY, encoded by the coding sequence ATGAAAATTTTACAAAAACTATCTAAATATCGTTTTTCAAGATATTTCCAAATTATATTTATTTCGTGGGATATAGTGTTGTTAAATTTAGCAATACTCATTTCTGGAATTGTCAAACTGGAAAGTATTGATCAATTATATCTGAAAGAAACCCAAACAATTTCCTTGTTAGCTAATTTAATCTGGATTGGACTTTTGTTGTATAAAGATTCTTATCGAATAATTAGAGTAGAAACGATAGAATCGATCTTATCGAGAACAATAAAAAAAATTATCATTCATGCTGCAATAGTAGCCATTTTTGTTGTCTCGTTGGATTATGACGGTATAAGCAGATTTCAACTTCTTTACTTTTACGTTTTTTTCTTTTCTTTTTTGATGTTATCAAGAGTTTTCTCAATGAAGACTTTAAAATACATTAGATACAAAGGATATAATTTTAGGAACGTGATTATTGTAGGAGCAAATGATACCGGTAAAAGAGTGCTAAAAATATTGTCAAAAAACTTAACATACGGCTACCGTTTTTTAGGTTTTTTTGATCAAAATCAAAATGAAACGATATCCAATATTTTAGGTGGATTTGATGAAATTGAAAGCTTTATAACAAAAGAACAAGTAGATGAAATGTATGTCGCTCTTCATATAGATGACATTGATGTTATAAAGAAACTTATTCAGATTTGTGAACATCATATGGTGCGAATTAAATTTATTCCAGATTTTCAATTGTATACTAAGTCAAGCCGTGTTGAGATTTCTTTTTATGAAAACATGCCCGTCTTAATGTCACGTCCTGAGCCTTTAGAGAGTACTTTTAATAGGCTTATCAAGAAAATATTTGATGTTTGTTTTTCTTTTTTGGTTATTATTTTAATATTTCCCTGTTTGTTTCCAATAATAATGATAATGATTAAAATTGAATCTCCTGGACCTATTTTTTTTAAACAAGATAGATCAGGAAGAGATAATAAACCATTTTCATGCTTAAAATTTCGAAGCATGCGTCTCAATAAGGTTTCGGATAATGTGCAGGCTCAAAAAGGAGATAGTCGTATTACTAAATTTGGTGCTTTTATGAGAAAAACAAGCATTGATGAACTGCCACAATTTTTTAATGTTTTTATAGGTAATATGTCTATTGTCGGGCCTAGGCCACACATGTTGTTCCATACACAAGAATATAGCGAGTTAATCAATAACTATCTGGTGCGTCAATATGCAAAACCTGGAATTACTGGCTGGGCACAGATTAATGGTTACCGTGGTGAGACTAAAAAACTTATTGACATGGAAAATAGAGTAGAATTTGATATCTGGTATATAGAAAACTGGAGTTTACTCTTAGATTTAAAAATTATCGTAAAAACGGTCTTAAATATTTTTCAAGGAGAAAAGAATGCCTACTAA
- a CDS encoding WecB/TagA/CpsF family glycosyltransferase, with amino-acid sequence MHNTICSNSFINCDLYNAKLLENESNGKLLINTINQYSYCIAEKDLTFKKALQESDILLPDGIGIVLAVKLLKNKKISKIAGADLHNYLLKNLNKKKGKCFYLGSSKETLSKIIQRLSFEFPDIAVETFSPPFKNEFSDIENQQMIEKINSFNPDVLFVGMTAPKQEKWVHEHKEILSAKIICSIGAVFDFYAQTIIRPNEIWIKLGLEWFARLIREPKRMWRRYLYYGPIFIWLVLKRKLKSTF; translated from the coding sequence ATGCATAATACTATATGTAGTAATTCATTTATTAATTGTGATCTATATAATGCAAAATTATTAGAAAATGAATCAAATGGCAAGTTATTAATTAATACAATTAATCAATATTCTTATTGCATTGCAGAAAAAGATTTAACATTTAAAAAAGCTTTACAAGAATCTGATATTCTTTTACCAGATGGAATTGGAATTGTTCTTGCTGTAAAACTATTAAAGAACAAAAAAATTTCTAAAATTGCTGGTGCAGATCTTCATAACTATTTATTGAAAAATCTGAATAAGAAAAAAGGAAAGTGCTTTTATTTAGGTTCTTCAAAAGAAACTCTGAGTAAGATTATTCAACGTCTGTCTTTTGAGTTTCCTGATATTGCAGTAGAAACTTTCTCTCCTCCATTTAAGAATGAATTTTCAGATATTGAAAATCAACAAATGATTGAAAAAATAAATTCATTTAATCCAGATGTATTATTCGTTGGAATGACAGCACCAAAACAAGAAAAATGGGTACATGAACATAAGGAAATTTTGAGTGCTAAAATAATTTGTTCTATAGGTGCCGTCTTTGATTTTTATGCTCAAACAATTATAAGACCTAATGAAATTTGGATAAAACTTGGATTAGAATGGTTTGCCAGATTAATTAGAGAACCTAAAAGAATGTGGAGGAGGTATCTTTATTATGGACCCATATTTATTTGGTTGGTATTAAAAAGAAAACTAAAAAGTACTTTTTAG
- a CDS encoding sugar transferase encodes MELAPIVLFTYKRLDELKKTVEALQKNPLARKSDLFIFSDAEKTDVDILIVKEVREYIRSIDGFKSVTIYESPTNKGLATSIISGVSKILELHESVIVLEDDLISTNNFLDFMNQALEIYQNEDKVFSISGFSFNLKIETEYFEDVYFLNRGWSWGWATWKNKWENIDWDIKDYHEFIKNKKHQKEFSKGGSDLNAMLKKQMHNNLDSWAIRWFYNQFKSGGLTVYPLQSKIINEGFGINATHTKGSNRRYIPIIDNGKKRIFQFPSKTQITDIAQKRFQIKMGYFSRFKSKIESYLGL; translated from the coding sequence ATGGAACTTGCTCCTATAGTTTTATTTACGTACAAACGTCTTGATGAATTGAAAAAAACAGTCGAAGCACTTCAAAAAAATCCTCTTGCCAGAAAATCTGATTTATTTATTTTCTCAGATGCAGAAAAAACGGATGTGGATATACTTATCGTAAAAGAAGTGAGAGAGTATATTAGATCAATAGATGGATTTAAGTCTGTTACAATTTATGAGTCTCCAACAAATAAAGGATTGGCAACTTCAATTATTAGTGGAGTGTCAAAAATTTTAGAACTTCATGAGTCAGTTATTGTTCTTGAGGATGATTTGATTAGCACAAACAATTTTTTAGATTTTATGAATCAAGCTTTAGAAATTTATCAAAATGAAGATAAAGTGTTTTCAATTTCTGGTTTTTCATTTAATCTTAAAATAGAAACAGAATATTTTGAGGATGTTTATTTTCTTAATCGCGGATGGTCTTGGGGTTGGGCAACTTGGAAAAATAAATGGGAAAATATAGATTGGGATATAAAAGATTATCACGAGTTTATTAAAAATAAAAAACATCAGAAAGAATTTTCAAAAGGAGGGTCAGATTTAAATGCAATGCTAAAAAAGCAAATGCATAACAATCTAGATTCTTGGGCAATTCGTTGGTTTTATAATCAATTCAAATCAGGAGGATTAACGGTTTACCCTTTGCAATCAAAAATTATTAATGAAGGGTTTGGAATAAACGCAACGCATACAAAAGGTTCAAATCGCAGATACATTCCTATTATTGATAATGGAAAAAAAAGAATTTTTCAATTTCCTTCGAAAACTCAAATAACTGATATTGCTCAAAAAAGATTTCAAATAAAAATGGGGTATTTTTCACGATTTAAATCTAAAATTGAAAGCTATTTAGGATTATGA
- a CDS encoding glycosyltransferase, whose product MIFIIIPVLNRWNFTKACLQSLCFQTYSKYKIVVVDHGSTDDTANEIRDKFPEVIVLQGNENMWWTAATNLGVKYALLNKAEYVLTLNNDLVVNQNYLETLINAIDDNHKSIIGSISVDINDINRVVFAGVKWNSLTAKYRPAVILEHNFENLRENHTLIKSDLLPGRGTFYPIKAFELLGMFDEIYFPHYLADEDFSLRCKKKGFSLFVSTSSIVFSEVNATGLKNLHKNKSFRYWRDIFTSKKSPVNIKRRWYWAKKNSACHIIYFLFDYSRIFCSEFKKII is encoded by the coding sequence ATGATTTTTATTATAATTCCTGTATTAAATAGATGGAATTTTACAAAAGCTTGTTTGCAAAGTTTATGCTTTCAAACCTATTCTAAATACAAAATTGTAGTTGTTGATCATGGGTCTACTGATGATACCGCAAATGAAATAAGGGATAAATTTCCTGAAGTAATTGTACTCCAAGGAAATGAAAATATGTGGTGGACCGCAGCTACTAATTTAGGTGTTAAATATGCTCTATTAAATAAAGCGGAATATGTTTTAACCTTAAATAATGATTTAGTAGTTAATCAAAATTATTTAGAAACTCTAATCAATGCAATTGATGACAACCATAAATCAATTATAGGAAGTATATCTGTTGATATAAATGATATAAATAGAGTTGTTTTTGCTGGAGTTAAGTGGAATTCATTGACTGCAAAATATCGTCCAGCCGTTATTTTAGAACATAATTTTGAAAATTTAAGAGAAAACCATACTCTTATAAAAAGTGACCTTCTGCCTGGTAGAGGTACTTTTTATCCTATTAAGGCTTTTGAATTACTTGGTATGTTTGATGAAATTTATTTTCCACATTATCTGGCAGATGAAGATTTTTCTTTAAGGTGCAAAAAAAAAGGATTTTCATTGTTTGTTTCTACGTCATCTATTGTATTTAGCGAAGTAAATGCTACTGGTTTGAAAAATTTGCATAAAAACAAAAGTTTTAGATACTGGAGAGATATTTTTACGTCTAAAAAATCTCCTGTAAATATAAAAAGGAGGTGGTATTGGGCAAAGAAAAATAGCGCTTGTCATATCATTTATTTTTTATTTGATTATTCTAGGATATTTTGTTCGGAGTTTAAAAAAATAATTTAG
- a CDS encoding acyltransferase: protein MDKVFSYFILYTNGVKFNKFKTNGIPKVYIALGGRIVIGTNFKMNNREISNPIGRFNKCSFMVGEKGELIIGNNVGMSSSAIVCHDSIRIGNNVNLGGNVVIYDTDFHSLNSEKRRNRYTDVKGTKTKPVIINNNVFIGAHSTILKGVTIGENSIVGACSVVTKNIPENQIWGGNPAKFIRELDDKE from the coding sequence TTGGATAAAGTATTTAGCTACTTTATTCTATACACTAATGGAGTTAAATTTAATAAGTTTAAAACTAATGGGATTCCTAAAGTTTATATTGCTCTTGGCGGAAGAATTGTAATTGGTACAAATTTTAAAATGAATAATCGAGAAATTTCAAACCCAATAGGGCGTTTTAATAAATGTAGTTTTATGGTTGGAGAAAAGGGAGAACTAATAATTGGTAATAATGTAGGAATGAGTTCATCTGCAATTGTATGTCATGATAGTATTCGAATTGGTAATAATGTAAATTTAGGAGGTAATGTAGTTATTTATGATACGGATTTTCATAGTTTAAACTCAGAAAAAAGAAGAAATCGCTATACAGATGTTAAAGGAACAAAGACTAAACCTGTTATAATAAATAATAATGTCTTTATTGGAGCACATTCAACAATACTTAAAGGAGTGACAATTGGAGAAAACTCAATTGTTGGAGCTTGTTCAGTTGTGACAAAAAACATTCCTGAAAACCAGATTTGGGGAGGCAATCCCGCAAAATTTATAAGAGAATTAGATGACAAGGAGTAG
- a CDS encoding lipopolysaccharide biosynthesis protein produces MKQLIKKLYKEIGINSNRTKNIVKHVIISFLYKGGSIICSFLMVPLTIKFLDTDNYGVWLTLSSFIAWFSFFDIGLGNGLRNKFAEAKAKGDLILAKGYISSAYFTIGTICFILIPFFFLLNCFIDWSKVFNTNENLEKQLGLLMPIMFALFCMSLVGKLITTIYTADQNHSMQGKINFYTSLVSLIAIWFMIQTTESSLFLFGIIFSVLPVLILLGLNIFAFKNIYKDYKPSFSLWKKDYLKDIFGLGFSFFFIQMAWIIVTTTDNIIISQLFSPKEVVPYNLALKLFSISTMIFAIIVTPYWSTFTEAYFKSDYIWIKDAMKNLKKFTIIFCMFSIIILLCSEFLYKIWLGKEADVSFFMSLSMCIYTCLIIYLTPFNYFINGIGKVRLQLYQTIFMSVLNLPVSIFFAKYLNIGPVGIILGTITCIIPSVIISTIQFNKIVSQNVKGIWNL; encoded by the coding sequence TTGAAGCAACTAATAAAGAAATTGTATAAAGAGATTGGTATTAATAGTAACAGGACAAAGAATATTGTCAAACATGTAATTATTTCTTTTCTTTATAAAGGAGGAAGCATAATTTGCTCATTTTTGATGGTTCCATTAACTATTAAGTTTTTAGATACAGATAATTATGGAGTTTGGCTTACATTAAGTTCTTTTATTGCTTGGTTTTCTTTTTTTGATATTGGTTTAGGAAATGGTTTAAGGAATAAATTTGCCGAGGCAAAAGCAAAAGGAGATTTGATACTAGCAAAAGGTTACATAAGCTCTGCTTATTTTACGATTGGCACTATTTGTTTTATTCTAATTCCATTTTTTTTTCTTTTAAATTGTTTTATTGATTGGTCAAAAGTTTTTAATACCAATGAAAATTTGGAAAAACAGCTTGGTTTACTTATGCCAATTATGTTTGCCTTATTTTGCATGAGTTTAGTAGGCAAATTAATTACAACTATTTACACAGCAGATCAAAATCATTCGATGCAGGGTAAAATTAATTTTTATACTTCATTAGTATCCTTAATAGCAATTTGGTTTATGATACAAACAACTGAAAGTTCTTTGTTTTTATTTGGAATTATTTTTTCAGTTTTACCAGTTTTGATATTGTTAGGACTAAATATTTTTGCCTTTAAAAATATTTATAAAGATTATAAACCTTCATTTTCTTTATGGAAAAAGGATTATTTAAAGGATATTTTTGGATTGGGGTTTAGTTTTTTTTTCATACAAATGGCTTGGATAATTGTTACAACAACTGATAATATAATTATTTCTCAACTATTTTCGCCTAAAGAAGTTGTTCCATATAACTTAGCATTGAAGTTGTTTAGTATTTCAACAATGATATTTGCAATTATAGTTACACCATATTGGTCAACTTTTACAGAAGCATACTTTAAAAGTGATTACATATGGATAAAAGATGCTATGAAAAATTTGAAAAAGTTCACAATCATTTTCTGTATGTTTTCAATAATAATACTGCTCTGTTCAGAGTTTTTATATAAAATATGGTTAGGTAAAGAGGCTGATGTGTCATTTTTTATGAGTTTATCAATGTGTATCTATACTTGTTTGATAATATATTTAACACCTTTTAATTATTTTATAAATGGAATTGGGAAGGTAAGATTACAATTATATCAAACTATATTCATGAGTGTTTTGAATCTTCCTGTTTCTATTTTCTTTGCAAAATATCTTAATATTGGGCCAGTTGGAATTATTCTTGGAACTATAACTTGTATTATTCCAAGTGTTATTATTTCTACTATTCAATTTAATAAAATAGTTTCTCAAAATGTAAAGGGAATCTGGAATTTATGA
- the gmd gene encoding GDP-mannose 4,6-dehydratase produces MDIQKVALITGITGQDGSYLAELLLEKGYQVHGIKRRASSFNTQRIDHLYQDQHEAHVNFKLHYGDLTDSTNIIRIIQEVQPDEIYNLGAMSHVKVSFDSPEYVANVDGIGTLRILEAIRILGLEKKTRIYQASTSELYGGLAENKNEGGLYDENSPFYPRSPYGAAKIYGFWITKNYREAYNMFACNGILFNHESPRRGETFVTRKITMATAAIAKGKQDCLYLGNLNSQRDWGHAKDYVEAMWRILQQDVAEDYVIATGVTTYIRDFVIMAFSEIGVELVFEGENENEIAKVTVCNNPLYQLEIGKVVVRVDPEYYRPTEVDLLIGDPTKSKTKLGWKPRYDLTELVKEMVDCDLKLY; encoded by the coding sequence ATGGACATACAAAAAGTTGCACTCATAACAGGAATCACAGGACAGGACGGATCATACTTGGCGGAATTATTATTAGAAAAAGGATATCAGGTGCATGGTATTAAAAGACGTGCATCATCTTTTAATACACAAAGAATTGATCATCTCTATCAAGATCAGCATGAGGCACATGTTAATTTTAAATTACATTACGGAGATTTGACTGATTCTACAAATATTATTAGAATTATTCAGGAAGTGCAACCAGATGAGATTTATAATTTAGGTGCGATGTCTCATGTTAAAGTGTCATTTGACTCTCCAGAATATGTTGCAAATGTTGATGGAATAGGTACATTGAGAATTTTAGAGGCAATAAGAATACTAGGTTTAGAGAAAAAGACTAGAATTTATCAAGCTTCGACTTCAGAATTATATGGAGGTTTGGCAGAAAATAAAAATGAAGGAGGACTGTATGATGAGAACTCTCCATTTTACCCGCGTTCTCCATATGGCGCAGCTAAAATTTATGGCTTTTGGATAACAAAGAATTATCGCGAAGCTTATAATATGTTTGCTTGTAATGGTATACTATTTAATCATGAATCTCCAAGACGCGGTGAAACTTTTGTGACACGCAAAATTACAATGGCAACGGCTGCCATCGCAAAGGGAAAGCAAGATTGTCTTTATTTAGGGAATCTTAATTCTCAAAGAGATTGGGGACATGCTAAAGATTATGTCGAAGCGATGTGGAGAATTTTACAGCAAGATGTTGCAGAAGACTATGTAATTGCTACAGGTGTAACTACTTATATTAGAGATTTTGTTATTATGGCATTTTCAGAAATTGGAGTAGAATTGGTTTTCGAAGGCGAAAATGAAAATGAAATAGCTAAAGTTACTGTTTGTAATAATCCTTTATATCAATTAGAAATTGGAAAAGTTGTAGTACGTGTAGATCCTGAATATTATCGTCCTACTGAAGTAGATCTTTTGATTGGAGATCCAACAAAGTCAAAAACAAAACTTGGTTGGAAGCCAAGATATGATTTGACTGAGTTAGTAAAAGAAATGGTTGATTGCGATTTGAAATTGTATTAA